The DNA segment CCTTTGTCATGCCCTCTGCGACGGCCTTGGCGAAACCCGTCGCGATCCCAGCGACCAGACCCTTGAGGACCGCCGGTCCGAACATGATTAGCAGGACGTAGTTCCCGTATTCGCTCCACAGGTCCTTGGCGACCTCCTTGCTCTTCTCCCACAGCACGGTCAGGAACTCGATCAACGCGGGCTTGACGACCTCGGCGAACGCCACGAGCGCCTCGATCAGGGGCGCAAAGAACGCCATCAGGCCCTCCTGCGCCTCGGCACCGGGCATGATGGCGCCGATGCTGCCCGGGTCCCTGATGAACCCAGTGATGCCCTTCAAGAGCTTAGCGATCCCCTCGCCGATCATCGGGATCATCCCGGCCAGGATCTTGACGAGAGCGCCGCCGAACTTCTTGATGCCCTCGAACATGTCGCGCCCGGCGCTGCTCTGGCCACCGAAGAAGCTGACGAAAGCGTCCTTGAGCCTTCCGAACAGTTTCTTCATCGCATCGACAGGAGACACCGTCGGATCACCAAGATCCTTGAAGAAGGCCTCGAAGACGTCCGTGACCTTCTTCAACGTCTGCTTCCAGGTCTTGGGATCGAAGAACTTGGCCAGGCCCTCGAAGAACTGCGAGACACCTGGAAAATACTTGACGAAGGCCTGACCCACCCGGATGCCCGCCCACCGGGTATCGATCAGCGCCCTGCGGATGTTCCACATGATCTTGCCGAACTTGGTGCCGTGCGAGCCCCATAGGTTCCAGCCCTTGACGCCGCGGGTGAAGCCCTCCATGAAGGTATCGAAGAAGCCCTTCTTGGCCAGCTGCGCCTGCTTGACCATGCGCTCGATCGAGGCCGCCAGGTCCTTCATGATGATGGGCAGCTCCTTCTGGGCCTCGGCCGCCTCCGCGGCCTTCTTCGTGATCGAATCGTATGAGACGCCCTGGTTGTTGAGCGAGAACACCTGCTTAGTGGTGGCCTCATCCAGACCTGTCGTGGCGGCCAGCAGCTTGAGCTCCTGACGGCTCATGGTTGCGGCATCCCGGCCAGCTGCCCGCATGGCCATGCGCAGGGACTCGATCCGCTTGGCCGGATCCTGCTCGTTCATCAGCTCGAAGGCATCGACGTTGGCGCCGAAGGCCTGCGCCAACTGGGCGGCGTTCTCGGCCGCGTCCTCGAACGTGTCGAACTGGTCGACAACCCCCAGCAGCTTGTCGAACTCGACGCCCAGCTTGCGGGCAAAGACGATGTTGGCACCTATCTGCTTCTGGGTCAGGCTGCCGAAGTTCTTGACGTCCTTGGTCGCCTTGCCCATGCTGCGGGAGATTATCTTCGCAGACATGCCGAATTCCTTGCCCAACTGCTGCGACATGTTGGCGGTCTCGGCCAGGGTCTCGACCAACGTCTTGCCGGTCCGCATCGAGAGCTCGGCCATGGCTCGCATCTCTTCGCCGGCCAACCCAAGGCCCTTCTGGAAGGCCGCGATGTGCCCGGCGCTCTCGGCGATCTCCGGGCCCACCGTGTGCATGGTGGCGCCGAGCCCCTCGGCAAGCTCGGCAAAGAACTTGAGCCGATCGGCCGCGAGGCCCATCACACGCCAGACGGACAGGCCGGTCTCCCCCAGCTGGCCCTGCATGCTCTTGGCGGCCGTGATCACGTTCTTGGAGACGTCGGTCCTGAAATCGCCGAACTGCTTGCGTATGTCTTCGAACGCCTGCCACAGCTCGGGCATGCCCATGCCGGAGGTGACCACCCTGGCGCAGGCGGTCCGTAACGCGGGCTACCAGGCCTATGGCGTGGGCAAGCTGCACATCAGCCCCCAGCGGGCGCGTATCGGCTTCGACGACGTGATCCTGGAGGTCAACGGGCGGCCCGTTAACAATGTGCAGGATTTTTTCAACGCCGTTGAGGAGGACCTGCTCCGGGCCGGGGATGCCATCACCCTCGTGGTCTGGCGCAAGGGGCGCACCCAAAAAGTCACCATGATTCTCGGCGCTTGAGGACCGCAGGTGATCCCGCGCTACACCAACCCGGCCCTGCAGCGTATCTGGAGCGATAAGCACAAGTTCGAGACCTGGTTGCGGGTTGAAATCGCTGTGTGCGAGGTGCAGGCGCGGCACGGGCGGATCCCCTCCGACGCTCTGGAAAACATCAAGGCCCGGGCCGGCTTCGATCCAAAACACATCGCCGAAATCGAGGCCAGCACCCACCACGACGTCATCGCCTTTCTCACCGACGTCGCCGGGCGGGTGGGCCCCGATGCCCGTTACATCCACCTGGGGCTGACCTCATCCGACCTCCTGGACACGGCCCTGGCGCTACTCTGCCTGGAGGCGGGCCGGGAGATCGAGGCTCGTATGGCAGGGCTGCGGGACCTGCTCCAGCAGCAGGCCCGCGAGCACAAATTCACCTGGCAGGTAGGGCGCACGCACGGCGTCCATGCCGAGCCGATCACCTTCGGACTGAAGCTGGCCCTGTGGAGCGAGGAGTTGGGCCGCAACCTCCAGCGCTGGGCTGCCGCCATGGAGGGCATCGCGGTGGGGAAAGTATCCGGCGCCGTGGGGACCTACGCCCACCTCCCCCTCGACGTGGAGCAGGAAGTCTGCTCGTTGCTCGGCCTGCGGCCAGCCAGTCCCGCCAATCAGGTGGTGCAGCGCGACCGTCATGCCCACTACCTCACGGCCATTGCCCTGGCCGGCGCCACGCTGGAGAAAATGGCGCTGGAAATTCGCCACCTGCAACGCACGGAGGTGCGCGAAGTGGAGGAGCCGTTCGGACGGGACCAGAAGGGCTCCTCGGCCATGCCCCACAAGCGCAATCCCATCGTCGCTGAACGGGTGTGTGGCCTGGCGCGGCTCCTGCGAGCCAACGCCCAGGTGGGCCTGGAAAACGTAGCCCTCTGGCACGAACGGGATATCTCGCACTCATCCGTCGAGCGCATTATCCTGCCCGATTCTACCACTGTCCTTGACTACATGCTCATGAAAATGACCGACCTGCTGGAGGGGCTGGTGGTCTACCCGGAGCGCATGCAGGCCAACCTCGACCTCACCGGCGGACTGATCTTCAGCCAACCGGTTCTGCTGGCGCTGGTAGCCAAGGGCGCCAACCGTGACGACGCCTACGGGCTGGTGCAGCGGCACGCCATGCAGGTCTGGGAGCATGGGGGGGATTTTCACGGTCTGCTCAGCGGGGATCCCGAGATATCGGACCTGCTCTCAGCCGCCGAGATCGACGCCTGCTTCAACTATGACGATTTGCGCCAGAATATCGACAGCATATTTCAAAGCATTGGCCTATAGGGGAGGAGTGACATGGAGAAGGGTGAGCTACTGTACGAAGGCAAAGCCAAGCAGGTATTCAGGACCGACGACCCAACCCTGCTCATCCAGCGCTTCAAGGACGATGCCACTGCGTTTGACGGTACTAAGAAGTCGCGCATTGCCGAGAAAGGCGTCGTCAACAACAGCATCTCCACGCGCCTGTTTCAGCTTCTCGAGCAGCACGGCTTTGCCACCCATTTTGTAGAGGCACTCAGCGACCGTGAAATGCTCATTCGTGCCCTTGAAATGGTGCCGGTGGAGGTGGTTATGCGCAATGTGGCCGCAGGTAGCATCTGTCGCCGATACGGGACCGAGGAGGGCAGAGTCTTTGACGAGGCCATTCTGGAACTCTACTTCAAGAGCGACCCCCACCACGACCCGCTCATGAATGAAGACCATGTGATCCAGTTCGGCCTCTGCTCGCTTGGAGCACTGACGGAAATAAAAAAATCTGCCCGCGCCATCAACACGGTTATGGAAACTTTTTTCCGCGGCATCGGCATTACCTTGGTGGACTTCAAGTTGGAGTTCGGCTTGATTGGAGAAGAGGTGGTACTGGGGGATGAGATATCTCCCGACACGTGCCGCTTCTGGGACCTGGAAACGGGGGAAAAACTGGACAAGGACCGCTTCCGGTTCGACCTTGGTAATGTGGAGTCGGCTTACCAGGAAATGCTTAAGCGGGTTAGCGCCGCCTGAGGTAGCACTGGCAATGGCACCCGAAGGACGAATCATCCTGTTCCCGCTGTTAATCCTCGCCGTTGTGGCGGGCGTGGCCCTGTTATGGATGCCGCGGATTTGGCTGCAGGGGGTGGCGGGACTGCTCTGGGCGCTGGCCGGGCTGTCAATCATATTTTTCAGGGACCCGGTACGTCAGCCGCCTCAGGATTCGTTGGCGGTGGTGGCGCCCGCCGACGGCAAAATCGTGGCCATCCAGCGCATGGAATTTGATCAGCACGTGGGTGGTGAGGCGTTGCAGATTTCCATATTCCTCTCTATCTTCGACGTGCACGTCCAACGGGTCCCCGCAGATGGCGTGGTGGATAGTATTCGGCACCAATCGGGGAAATTTTTGGCGGCCTTCAGACCGCGGGCTGGCGAAGTCAATGCACAGACCATAACCTATATGACAGGCGAGCGCGCAAAATTTGTGGTCAAGCAGATCGCTGGAGCGGTGGCCCGGCGGATTATCAGCCACCTGCGGACTGCCGAGCGCGTAGCCCGGGGCGATCGCCTCGGTTACATTCGCTTTGGCTCCCGCGTTATTCTGATTGTGCCGGCGGACTTTCAACTTAAGGTGGTGAAAGGCCAAAAGGTGAAGGGCGGCGTCAGTGTGATGGGATATTTCACCCCGTGAGACTCAATAAGCGCATCAGAAAACAGCATATCCCCAGTGTCTTTACGCTGGTCAACCTGTTTCTGGGATTTCTGGCCATCATCAGCATCGTCGAGGGCTACCCCCTCAGGGCCACAAGCCTGATCATTGCCGCCGGCATCTTCGACGTGCTGGATGGCAAACTGGCCCGCTTGATCCACAGTCCGACTCAGTTTGGCAAGGAACTCGATTCCCTGGCGGACGTGGTGTCGTTCTGTGTTGCGCCGGCGGTGCTGGTCTGGGCGCTGTATGCCCGCGACCTGTATCCCGTTTTGGGTGCCCTCATCGCCGGGGCACCGCTCTATTTTGGCGTCCTGCGCCTGGCCCGCTACAACTCAAATTCGGCCCTGGAGCCGCGTAGGTATTTTGAAGGCCTCCCGTCGCCCATGAGTGCACTGGCTGTGGTCGCCCTGGTGATTTATTATTCCGACACAGCCCGCAGCGCTGGGGCCAACGTTGTGCTTCCGGCCATCGTGGCGACCTCCTTTCTCATGATCAGTCAGATTCACTTCCCCAAGTTTCCGCAGCTCTCATTCCGGGCGGGCCGGGGCAACACCGTATTCCTGCTGGGGATCGCCGCGCTGGCTATCGCTGGACTTATCTGGGGCAGCTGGGTATTGCTGCCGGGCGTGGTAATCTACATTGCGTCTGCCCTGGTGCGCTGGGTCACTCGTTCCGAGACCATCCCCCCCGTTCAATCGATAGAGAAAGAGGGCTGAGAGCCAAGGTCTATATCACGCCCAAGGATGGCATCCTGGATCCCCAGGGGCTGGCCGTGGATCGGGCGCTGGGCAGCTTGGGCATCGAGGGTGTCGCCGGGGTGCGCATGGGCAAGTACGTGGAGCTCGCACTGCCCAAAATGACCAGGAAAAAGGCGGAGGCGATCACCCGCCAGGCTTGCGACCGCCTGCTGGCCAATCCCAATATCGAGAGCTACCGGTTTGAGATCGTGGGGGATGACGATTGAGGTTCGCCATCCTGGTATTTCCAGGGTCGAATTGTGACCACGATGCCTATTACGTCCTGCGGCAGGTGATGGGTGAGGATACCGCCTATGTGTGGCACCAGGAACGGAGCCTGGACGGCTTCGACGCCGTCATCATTCCCGGCGGATTCAGCTACGGTGATTACCTCCGGTCCGGCGCCATCGCTCGCTTCTCACCTGTTATGGCGGCGGTCCAAACCTTTGCCGAGCAGGGGGGGCTCGTGTTGGGCATCTGCAACGGGTTCCAGATCCTGGTGGAGGCCGGGCTGCTCCCCGGTGCCCTCATCAGCAACCGGAGCCTTCGATTCGTCAGCCGGATGGTGTACCTAAAGCCGGAAGACAGCGACAGTCCCTTTACCAGGGGGCTGGATCTGCAACGCACCTACCGCATGCCCGTGGCCCATCAAAGCGGTAATTATCTGGTTAGCCCCGCCGATCTGGCGGAGCTTGAAAAGCATGGTCAGATTGCCTACCGCTACGTCAATGCCGGCGGCGAGGTAGTCCCGGAGGCCAATCCCAACGGTTCCACGGCCAACATCGCCGGCGTAATGAACCGTGAGAAAAATGTGCTCGGACTGATGCCCCACCCGGAGCGGGCTGCGGAATCGGTGGTGGGCTCCAGCGATGGGCTGGTCCTGTTGCAGGCCCTGGCGGGGGTCGCTTGATGGCACTGGCCGAGTATCAGAAGCGGTCCCTGGGGATACTTTTTATTACGCTGCTATTTGGCGCGGTGCTGGGCACCTTGCTGGGCGAGCTGTTAGCCTTTGCGCTGCCCGAAGGGGTCGTACGGCAGTTTTTTCGTCAGACATTCAGTTGGGGCCTCAGCCCTGTGACCCTCGACCTGCTCGTTGCTACGGTAACCTTCGGGTTACGCATCAAGTTTAGCATCAGCAGTCTGCTGGGCATCGGTGTGGCCTACTATTTCCTGCGCTATTTCCGCTGATAATTGCCATTTCCGTTCCTTGCCTGGAGCCGGCAAATACCCGTGAGGTGCCCCTCGGTATTGATTAACTTTCGGTCACACACTTAGGAGGTAATTATGTCACTGGGGTTTGGCGAAATCCTACTGATCTTATTCATTGTTCTGCTGATATTCGGTGCGAAACGGCTTCCCGAGCTGGCGCGCGGCCTGGGGCAGGGCATGCGGGAATTCAAGAAAGCAACCAGCGAGATCCAGGACGAGATTACGTCTGCATCAAATCTGGATGCACCGGCAAAAAAGGCTGACCAGAGTTCAGCGTCCAAGAAGGAAGCCTAGCCCACCCACCGCCACGTGTCTACGCCCATGCGCCAGCGGATTGAGGCGTTTTCCGCGGCCCTGAGGGAGCAGCAGTCCCTTAACGCAGTCGTCACCGATATTTCCATCGCGGCTTTGGCCCGCGTTGACGAAGGACCCATCGAAGGTGCGCTGGGGGACCGCCTGCTGGCCATTAAAGATAATCTGAACCTGGTGGACACGCCCACCACCTGTGCTTCCCGGACTCTCGACGGTTACATCTCCCCGTATACGGCCACGCCGGTCCAGCGGCTGCTGGACGCCGGTGCCGCCATCGTCGCCAAAACCAACCTGGACGAGTTCGCCATGGGCTCCTCCACAGAATACTCCTGCTTCGGCCCCACCCGCAACCCCTTCGATCCGGATCGGGTGCCCGGCGGCAGCAGCGGCGGCTCGGCCGTGGTGGTGGCCACCGGACTGGTGGACGCAGCCCTGGGCAGCGACACCGGTGGATCGGTGCGCCTCCCGGCGGCATTCTGCGGGATCTGCGGCCTCAAGCCCACCTACGGCCGCGTGTCGCGCTATGGTTTGGTGGCGTTTGCCTCGTCCTTCGATCAGGTGGGTGTATTTGCCCCTGACACCGCCACAACCGCCGACGTATTCCAGGTCATTGCCGGGCACGATCCCCGGGATAGTACCTCTGCGCCCCAGCCGGTGCAGCCCTTTACCTATGACGAGGAGCGCACCCGGCAGTTCACCATCGGCATCGCCCGGGAGTACGAGCGGGAGGGTCTGGACGGGGAGATTGAGGAGCGCTACCGGGCCTGTATCTCGTTGCTGCGCACCGCTGGGCTGGCGGTCAAGGAAATCTCCCTGCCCCACACCGACTATGGCATCGACGCCTACTATATCCTGACCACCGCCGAAGCCTCGTCGAATCTGGCCCGGTTTGATGGCATGCGCTACGGTCTGCGTCTTCAGCAGCAGGACGATCTGGAGGCGGTTTATACCGACACGCGCAGCAGCGGCTTCGGGCCCGAAGTGCAACGGCGCATCATGCTGGGCACCTACGTGCTGTCGGCGGGCTACATGGACCGTTACTACGTCCGAGCGCAACGGGTGCGGCGCCTGATTCAGCAGGATTTTCTCGACGCATTCAAGGAAGTGGATATCCTGCTTACGCCCACCGTCCCCATGCTGCCCTTTCCCATCGGCTCCAAAGTCGATGATCCCCTCACCATGTACCTTTCCGATGTCTACACTGTCCCCATGAGCCTGGCGGGGGTGCCGGCCATGAGCATACCCATGGGCCGTTCAAAAGCAGGTTTGCCCATCGGTCTGCAGCTCGCGGCCAATTACTTTGGCGAAGAAACAATTTTTCAGCTCAGCCGTTTTATTGAGCAGGAATACTCTGCCTGACTCATGATTACGTTCCATCATCCCTGGTGGCTCCTGCTCCTGCTGATGCTGCCGCTGCTGGCCATCTGGTACCGGCGGCGCGGCCATAGGCGGGAGGGCGCCCTGCGGTTTTCCGCCCTCATGCTGTTCGACCCAGCCGCAGTGCGATCAGGCCGTATCAAGGCCGGTCTCATGCTGGGCGGCCGCTTCCTGCTGCTGGCGCTGGTGGCTCTGTCTCTGGCCCGCCCCCGGCTCACTGACGTGGTCAGGGAAACCACGGTGGAGGTCATCGACATTATTCTGGTGCTGGATATATCCTCGTCCATGCGAGCGGCGGACTTCAAGCCTAACCGGCTGGAGGCGGCCAAAAAAGTGGCCCGCCAGTTCATCAGCGACCGTGTTCATGATCGCACCGGCCTGGTGGTTTTTGCGGCCGAGTCATTCATTCAATGCCCCCTTACCAACGATACCAACGTCTTGCTCAACCTGCTGGACCAGGTCGCCATCGTGGATCAGGAGCATGACGGCACCGCCATTGGCATGGCCCTGGCGAACGCTGTCAACCGGCTGCGGGATACCCCCGCCGCCGGCAAGGTGATGATTCTCCTCTCGGACGGCAGTAACAATGCCGGCGAGCTCGATCCCACCACCGCCGCCCAGTTGGCCCGGCAATTTGGCATCAAGATTTACACCATCGGAGCCGGCTCCCACGGCATGGCGCCCTACCCGGTAAGCGATCCTATTTGGGGCCAGCGTATGGTGAACGTTGAGGTGGAGCTGGATGAGGAAACCCTGCGCCAGGTGGCCGAGATTACCGGGGGGCAGTACTTCCGGGCTACCGACCAGGCCTCTCTGGCCCAGATTTACAGCCGCATTGACGAGCTCGAGCGCACCGAAATCGAGATCAAGGAGTACCAGAATGTGCGTGAGCTCTACGGCTGGCTGGTCATTCCCGCCAGTGTTCTTGGCCTGCTCCTCCCGGTGCTGGGCACCGGAATCTTCAGGAAGGTGGTGGCCTAATCCGGTTCGCCCATCCGGAAGCGGCCCTGATGCTGGTTCCCTGGCTGGCGCTATTGGTCTGGGCGTTGGTGAGACAGCTACGGTCGCAGCGGCAGTTCCACGGCCTAGGGAACAGCCGGGTCCAGCGAGTACTGTTAGGCCGCATCAATTTCCCGCGGCAAAGCCTGAAGCTAGTGCTGTTTTCCCTGGGCACGGGATTGCTCATCATTGCGGCGGTGGGGCCCAAGATCGGCACCAAGGTAGTGGAGCTTCAGCGCCGGGGCGTGGATATCATGCTGGTGCTGGACACGTCCCTAAGCATGGACGCCCGTGACGTCAAGCCCAGCCGGCTGGAAAAGGCCAAGTACGAGCTCGGTCGCTTCCTGGATGGCCTTACCGGTGACCGCGTCGGAATGGTGGTTTTCGCCGGCACCGCGCACCTGCACTATCCCCTCACCACCGACTACGCTGCGGCGCGACTTTTCCTCAGCGCGGTGGACTCACGCCTCGTTCAGGTGCAGGGCACCGTGCTGGCCGATGCACTGGACCTTGCCATGCGCAGCTTCGAGGCCGAGACCAAAAAGTTCCGGTCGATCGTGATTCTCAGCGATGGGGAGGACCACGATGGCCGGGCCCTGGAGGTAGCCCGCGACGCTGCCGAAAGCGGGATCATCATCCACACGGTGGGGCTAGGCTCGC comes from the Candidatus Neomarinimicrobiota bacterium genome and includes:
- the gatA gene encoding Asp-tRNA(Asn)/Glu-tRNA(Gln) amidotransferase subunit GatA, giving the protein MRQRIEAFSAALREQQSLNAVVTDISIAALARVDEGPIEGALGDRLLAIKDNLNLVDTPTTCASRTLDGYISPYTATPVQRLLDAGAAIVAKTNLDEFAMGSSTEYSCFGPTRNPFDPDRVPGGSSGGSAVVVATGLVDAALGSDTGGSVRLPAAFCGICGLKPTYGRVSRYGLVAFASSFDQVGVFAPDTATTADVFQVIAGHDPRDSTSAPQPVQPFTYDEERTRQFTIGIAREYEREGLDGEIEERYRACISLLRTAGLAVKEISLPHTDYGIDAYYILTTAEASSNLARFDGMRYGLRLQQQDDLEAVYTDTRSSGFGPEVQRRIMLGTYVLSAGYMDRYYVRAQRVRRLIQQDFLDAFKEVDILLTPTVPMLPFPIGSKVDDPLTMYLSDVYTVPMSLAGVPAMSIPMGRSKAGLPIGLQLAANYFGEETIFQLSRFIEQEYSA
- a CDS encoding VWA domain-containing protein → MITFHHPWWLLLLLMLPLLAIWYRRRGHRREGALRFSALMLFDPAAVRSGRIKAGLMLGGRFLLLALVALSLARPRLTDVVRETTVEVIDIILVLDISSSMRAADFKPNRLEAAKKVARQFISDRVHDRTGLVVFAAESFIQCPLTNDTNVLLNLLDQVAIVDQEHDGTAIGMALANAVNRLRDTPAAGKVMILLSDGSNNAGELDPTTAAQLARQFGIKIYTIGAGSHGMAPYPVSDPIWGQRMVNVEVELDEETLRQVAEITGGQYFRATDQASLAQIYSRIDELERTEIEIKEYQNVRELYGWLVIPASVLGLLLPVLGTGIFRKVVA
- a CDS encoding adenylosuccinate lyase — encoded protein: MIPRYTNPALQRIWSDKHKFETWLRVEIAVCEVQARHGRIPSDALENIKARAGFDPKHIAEIEASTHHDVIAFLTDVAGRVGPDARYIHLGLTSSDLLDTALALLCLEAGREIEARMAGLRDLLQQQAREHKFTWQVGRTHGVHAEPITFGLKLALWSEELGRNLQRWAAAMEGIAVGKVSGAVGTYAHLPLDVEQEVCSLLGLRPASPANQVVQRDRHAHYLTAIALAGATLEKMALEIRHLQRTEVREVEEPFGRDQKGSSAMPHKRNPIVAERVCGLARLLRANAQVGLENVALWHERDISHSSVERIILPDSTTVLDYMLMKMTDLLEGLVVYPERMQANLDLTGGLIFSQPVLLALVAKGANRDDAYGLVQRHAMQVWEHGGDFHGLLSGDPEISDLLSAAEIDACFNYDDLRQNIDSIFQSIGL
- a CDS encoding phosphoribosylaminoimidazolesuccinocarboxamide synthase, encoding MEKGELLYEGKAKQVFRTDDPTLLIQRFKDDATAFDGTKKSRIAEKGVVNNSISTRLFQLLEQHGFATHFVEALSDREMLIRALEMVPVEVVMRNVAAGSICRRYGTEEGRVFDEAILELYFKSDPHHDPLMNEDHVIQFGLCSLGALTEIKKSARAINTVMETFFRGIGITLVDFKLEFGLIGEEVVLGDEISPDTCRFWDLETGEKLDKDRFRFDLGNVESAYQEMLKRVSAA
- a CDS encoding PDZ domain-containing protein, with the translated sequence MPEVTTLAQAVRNAGYQAYGVGKLHISPQRARIGFDDVILEVNGRPVNNVQDFFNAVEEDLLRAGDAITLVVWRKGRTQKVTMILGA
- a CDS encoding phosphatidylserine decarboxylase family protein, with translation MAPEGRIILFPLLILAVVAGVALLWMPRIWLQGVAGLLWALAGLSIIFFRDPVRQPPQDSLAVVAPADGKIVAIQRMEFDQHVGGEALQISIFLSIFDVHVQRVPADGVVDSIRHQSGKFLAAFRPRAGEVNAQTITYMTGERAKFVVKQIAGAVARRIISHLRTAERVARGDRLGYIRFGSRVILIVPADFQLKVVKGQKVKGGVSVMGYFTP
- a CDS encoding DUF4321 domain-containing protein; this translates as MMALAEYQKRSLGILFITLLFGAVLGTLLGELLAFALPEGVVRQFFRQTFSWGLSPVTLDLLVATVTFGLRIKFSISSLLGIGVAYYFLRYFR
- the pssA gene encoding CDP-diacylglycerol--serine O-phosphatidyltransferase; protein product: MRLNKRIRKQHIPSVFTLVNLFLGFLAIISIVEGYPLRATSLIIAAGIFDVLDGKLARLIHSPTQFGKELDSLADVVSFCVAPAVLVWALYARDLYPVLGALIAGAPLYFGVLRLARYNSNSALEPRRYFEGLPSPMSALAVVALVIYYSDTARSAGANVVLPAIVATSFLMISQIHFPKFPQLSFRAGRGNTVFLLGIAALAIAGLIWGSWVLLPGVVIYIASALVRWVTRSETIPPVQSIEKEG
- the purS gene encoding phosphoribosylformylglycinamidine synthase subunit PurS; the encoded protein is MRAKVYITPKDGILDPQGLAVDRALGSLGIEGVAGVRMGKYVELALPKMTRKKAEAITRQACDRLLANPNIESYRFEIVGDDD
- a CDS encoding VWA domain-containing protein, with the protein product MLVPWLALLVWALVRQLRSQRQFHGLGNSRVQRVLLGRINFPRQSLKLVLFSLGTGLLIIAAVGPKIGTKVVELQRRGVDIMLVLDTSLSMDARDVKPSRLEKAKYELGRFLDGLTGDRVGMVVFAGTAHLHYPLTTDYAAARLFLSAVDSRLVQVQGTVLADALDLAMRSFEAETKKFRSIVILSDGEDHDGRALEVARDAAESGIIIHTVGLGSPFGAPIPVDGGKAFKKDPSGRVVTSVLNEAMLQELARAGAGSYTRVDNRSGGLKDLLTDIQAMEKRTLKSHEFAQFEDRYQFFALPALLLLLLELLLPGGRPEAPRVRSRYA
- the tatA gene encoding twin-arginine translocase TatA/TatE family subunit yields the protein MSLGFGEILLILFIVLLIFGAKRLPELARGLGQGMREFKKATSEIQDEITSASNLDAPAKKADQSSASKKEA
- the purQ gene encoding phosphoribosylformylglycinamidine synthase subunit PurQ — encoded protein: MRFAILVFPGSNCDHDAYYVLRQVMGEDTAYVWHQERSLDGFDAVIIPGGFSYGDYLRSGAIARFSPVMAAVQTFAEQGGLVLGICNGFQILVEAGLLPGALISNRSLRFVSRMVYLKPEDSDSPFTRGLDLQRTYRMPVAHQSGNYLVSPADLAELEKHGQIAYRYVNAGGEVVPEANPNGSTANIAGVMNREKNVLGLMPHPERAAESVVGSSDGLVLLQALAGVA